The Erythrobacter aurantius genome includes a window with the following:
- a CDS encoding DUF2924 domain-containing protein, producing MGRRERLSLDRLEELSITELKDEWARCHGAPAPNLSADLLRLGIAHRLQEKRHGGISRETRRIIMQTARSAIMGNEPPASPPQRKLTPGTRLVRDWHGAGHTVTVLEQGFEYDGQVWRSLTAVAKAITGTHRNGPRFFGLTQ from the coding sequence ATGGGACGCCGTGAACGCCTGTCACTCGATCGACTGGAGGAGCTGTCGATCACCGAACTTAAGGACGAGTGGGCGCGCTGTCATGGCGCGCCTGCTCCCAACCTCTCGGCGGACCTGCTGAGGCTCGGGATTGCACACCGGCTGCAGGAGAAGCGCCATGGCGGGATCAGCCGTGAGACGCGGCGGATTATCATGCAGACCGCTCGCTCAGCTATTATGGGCAACGAGCCGCCTGCCTCGCCGCCGCAACGCAAACTCACACCGGGCACAAGGCTGGTGCGCGACTGGCACGGGGCTGGCCACACGGTCACGGTGCTTGAGCAGGGGTTCGAGTACGACGGGCAAGTATGGCGCTCGCTGACCGCGGTCGCCAAGGCCATCACCGGCACCCATCGGAATGGTCCTCGCTTCTTCGGGCTGACCCAATGA
- a CDS encoding DUF3489 domain-containing protein → MTNTTPISFDSAQAPAGEPLHSAGADAEALPPQTQSAPKPAKKPSKPDRKEKRLTKALKVEALLARKSGVTLDQMGEATGWQAHTCRAFMSGLRKKGREVVRETGKAGKSIYRFAAASTGAKAG, encoded by the coding sequence ATGACCAATACAACCCCCATTAGCTTTGACTCTGCCCAGGCCCCCGCCGGGGAACCACTGCATTCGGCAGGAGCAGATGCAGAAGCACTGCCTCCCCAAACGCAGTCTGCGCCCAAACCTGCAAAGAAGCCCTCCAAGCCCGACCGCAAAGAAAAACGCCTGACCAAGGCCTTGAAGGTCGAGGCGCTGCTGGCGCGCAAGTCCGGCGTCACACTTGACCAGATGGGCGAGGCAACCGGCTGGCAAGCGCACACCTGCCGTGCGTTCATGAGCGGCCTGAGGAAGAAGGGTCGGGAAGTGGTCCGCGAGACCGGCAAGGCAGGCAAAAGCATCTACCGGTTTGCTGCCGCCAGCACCGGAGCGAAGGCAGGCTGA
- a CDS encoding CBASS cGAMP synthase translates to MTLANAHALFVGLQKNPSYLASLEIEDNERQRLLNARQTIRTALRNATHRLESDKSFWRRDYLIETANRIQDDVKVKFMTQGSFAYKTLNAPAQPALQEIDLDDGMYVPVRFLSDNHPALAAGALFTFVEEVLRPVCRANGWSLDSSKDTCVRIKLWRGAHIDIPIYSVPEERFRVMKAAIEEAAFSARKLTFDSVPAIPSDRVMLAQRSGEWVQSDPKQLHDWVENRVDRHGPSFRRMSRFFKGWRDHVWANSPLSSICLMCAIDAALLELGQSADNRDDKTILDLARLLPTIFSGEIKNPVVKASCLNSWSEEERGDVLAETRALAATMEAALERTGDADRVIEHLRDAFGRRIPYRPDIIAIESDTAAAVRAAPAATVATPHITSSDSG, encoded by the coding sequence ATGACTTTAGCTAACGCGCATGCCCTGTTTGTCGGGCTTCAAAAGAACCCGAGCTATCTTGCAAGCCTCGAGATCGAAGATAACGAGCGGCAGCGCCTCTTAAATGCCCGTCAAACCATCCGCACGGCCCTTCGCAATGCAACGCATCGCCTCGAATCAGACAAAAGCTTTTGGCGGCGTGATTATCTGATCGAGACTGCCAATCGCATTCAGGACGATGTGAAGGTCAAGTTCATGACGCAAGGTAGCTTCGCGTATAAGACGCTAAATGCTCCAGCGCAGCCGGCTTTGCAGGAGATCGATCTTGATGATGGCATGTACGTTCCGGTCCGTTTTCTGAGCGACAATCATCCCGCGCTAGCGGCTGGCGCCCTGTTTACCTTCGTTGAAGAAGTGCTTCGCCCGGTTTGCCGGGCTAACGGCTGGTCGCTCGACTCCAGCAAAGACACGTGCGTGCGGATCAAGCTCTGGCGAGGCGCGCATATCGACATCCCGATCTATTCCGTTCCAGAGGAGCGCTTCAGAGTCATGAAGGCAGCCATTGAGGAAGCCGCCTTCAGCGCACGCAAACTAACTTTTGACAGCGTTCCTGCGATTCCGAGCGACCGCGTGATGCTGGCCCAGCGCAGCGGAGAATGGGTTCAATCGGATCCCAAACAGCTTCATGACTGGGTTGAAAACCGAGTTGATCGCCACGGCCCGTCATTCCGTCGAATGAGCCGCTTCTTTAAGGGCTGGCGCGATCATGTCTGGGCCAACAGCCCGCTATCCTCAATCTGCCTGATGTGTGCGATCGATGCGGCTCTGCTCGAACTCGGTCAGAGCGCAGATAACCGCGATGATAAGACTATACTCGATCTCGCGCGACTGCTTCCGACGATTTTTTCAGGCGAGATCAAAAACCCGGTGGTTAAGGCGAGCTGTTTGAACAGCTGGAGCGAGGAAGAGCGCGGAGATGTTCTGGCGGAAACGCGAGCCCTTGCTGCGACAATGGAAGCTGCGCTCGAGCGTACTGGCGACGCCGACCGGGTTATCGAGCATCTGCGCGATGCATTCGGACGACGCATTCCCTACAGGCCAGATATCATTGCGATTGAGAGTGACACGGCTGCGGCTGTACGTGCCGCTCCTGCGGCGACCGTGGCCACACCGCACATAACTAGTTCCGATTCCGGATGA
- a CDS encoding E2/UBC family protein: MMSQADRWRAIAAALANKGFTEQQGASPEFRGSINVHGRAVDIELVVPDSKFVELPIVRLVDRKQLPTGAFGHICRDDIEGSVVCFAPATGLPLDFHDPGGSVLRVLRQAELSLEKSFAGQGGTEVAAEYQEYWITKEPHFRVLVSRNGTAERQAGLQYAVFKPATGSPFFAIADTISLHDHEATRLSGAVVFHFDAELGPTADRLVPNSFLSLEQWFRGQTAVVADRWSECERALLSGKFVCLAANNCTLGVKVELPANVAVAVRAKKLRSSKLQPLLAKQKTKLDIKRSGGYWTGLAEIAQRNLHGIKTLDGKAIALVGCGTLGSHLAKFLIQSGAGAGAPLTLIDSQVLSAGNIGRHYLGHSRIGETKASALAEELKSFHPQCDIRATVGDALAQKTVLADANLLVDATGDWNTQYALNELFYEDGISADAILHCWISGNGAAVQAFLNVRGDECCFRCLRPSMSAGPRFPALKPGVEANMAPATCGDGNYIPYSVAAPATAAGLACDMAIGWANDKPGARLRTIVLDHERGIERKPTSPAAHKTCPSCLARDGS, from the coding sequence ATGATGTCGCAAGCCGATCGGTGGCGCGCAATTGCAGCTGCGCTTGCGAATAAAGGCTTCACCGAACAGCAAGGCGCATCGCCAGAGTTTCGCGGATCGATAAACGTCCATGGCCGTGCGGTCGATATTGAACTGGTCGTTCCAGATTCAAAGTTTGTGGAGCTACCCATTGTTCGGCTTGTCGATCGCAAGCAACTCCCCACTGGCGCATTCGGACATATATGCCGTGACGACATCGAAGGATCTGTGGTTTGCTTTGCCCCCGCAACTGGCCTGCCACTCGACTTTCACGATCCAGGCGGATCCGTTTTGCGCGTGCTCAGACAGGCCGAGCTTTCGCTGGAGAAGAGTTTTGCCGGGCAAGGCGGCACCGAAGTTGCGGCCGAGTACCAAGAGTATTGGATAACGAAGGAGCCGCATTTCCGAGTTCTCGTGAGCCGGAATGGTACAGCTGAGCGACAAGCCGGCTTGCAATACGCGGTCTTCAAGCCTGCAACGGGAAGTCCGTTTTTCGCGATCGCTGATACGATCAGTCTACATGACCACGAGGCTACCCGATTGTCTGGAGCCGTTGTATTCCATTTCGATGCCGAGTTGGGACCGACCGCTGATCGTTTGGTACCGAACAGCTTCTTGTCTCTTGAGCAATGGTTTCGTGGGCAAACGGCTGTGGTTGCTGATCGCTGGAGCGAATGTGAGAGAGCGCTTCTGTCTGGGAAATTCGTATGCCTCGCAGCAAACAACTGCACTCTCGGCGTCAAAGTTGAACTGCCGGCTAACGTTGCAGTGGCGGTCCGTGCAAAGAAACTGCGATCTTCGAAATTGCAGCCGCTTTTAGCCAAGCAGAAAACTAAACTCGATATCAAGCGCTCCGGTGGTTATTGGACGGGATTGGCTGAGATCGCTCAACGTAATTTGCACGGGATCAAAACATTGGATGGGAAGGCCATCGCTCTTGTAGGTTGCGGCACGCTTGGAAGCCATCTTGCCAAATTCCTTATCCAGAGTGGCGCGGGCGCCGGTGCACCCCTGACGCTGATTGATAGTCAGGTGCTTTCTGCTGGCAATATCGGGCGTCATTATCTCGGCCATTCGCGGATAGGCGAAACGAAGGCGAGCGCGCTGGCTGAGGAGCTAAAGTCTTTTCACCCCCAATGCGATATCCGGGCCACGGTTGGCGATGCGCTAGCTCAAAAGACGGTGCTGGCTGACGCCAATCTACTCGTCGATGCGACAGGTGATTGGAACACGCAATATGCGCTGAATGAACTTTTTTATGAGGACGGCATATCGGCTGATGCCATTCTGCATTGCTGGATAAGCGGTAACGGCGCAGCTGTTCAGGCTTTTCTGAATGTCCGCGGCGATGAGTGCTGCTTTCGCTGTCTGAGGCCGTCTATGAGCGCAGGGCCGCGTTTCCCAGCTCTCAAACCGGGGGTCGAAGCCAACATGGCCCCTGCGACCTGCGGAGATGGGAACTATATTCCTTACTCCGTTGCTGCGCCTGCCACCGCTGCCGGATTAGCTTGCGACATGGCGATAGGTTGGGCCAACGATAAGCCAGGGGCGCGGCTTCGCACGATCGTACTCGACCACGAGCGCGGCATCGAGCGTAAACCAACGTCTCCTGCAGCTCACAAAACGTGCCCATCATGCCTCGCGAGGGATGGGTCGTGA
- a CDS encoding Mov34/MPN/PAD-1 family protein, whose product MIEGILVDHEAAENMLKCTRQYRPLEAGGLVLGLRKGLYLHVTEITRPLPWDRQSSMRFQRSPKGHRIAALRRWRKSGGKMDWIGEWHSHPGFSLSPSSIDVRNWNGIVRQRKAEMIFPICDGRETAFYLQFWGDRGKVLLRQVEKDELGTFYLTPAAIKRRLRKTGNEAYGPTLELP is encoded by the coding sequence GTGATCGAGGGCATTCTTGTCGATCATGAAGCGGCAGAGAATATGTTGAAATGTACGCGGCAGTATCGCCCTTTAGAAGCTGGGGGGCTGGTACTTGGGCTGCGCAAGGGTCTCTACCTTCATGTGACTGAGATCACCCGTCCATTGCCATGGGATCGACAGAGTTCGATGCGCTTCCAGCGCTCGCCTAAGGGGCACAGAATAGCTGCGCTTAGGAGGTGGCGTAAATCCGGTGGAAAGATGGACTGGATTGGCGAATGGCACAGCCATCCTGGGTTTTCTCTTTCGCCTTCTTCCATCGATGTACGCAATTGGAACGGCATCGTTAGGCAGCGCAAGGCAGAGATGATATTCCCTATCTGCGACGGACGAGAAACCGCCTTTTACCTTCAGTTTTGGGGTGATCGGGGTAAGGTTTTGCTTCGGCAAGTCGAAAAAGATGAGCTTGGCACTTTCTACCTCACCCCTGCTGCCATCAAGCGTCGTCTGCGCAAAACGGGGAATGAGGCTTATGGTCCAACCCTCGAGTTGCCCTAG